One region of Niallia sp. Man26 genomic DNA includes:
- a CDS encoding sugar ABC transporter permease: protein MIPARTNQDLQTARTSRSLRTKNNAIGWSFITIAAAMICLFYFYPMVQAFILSLQSGTGTNLTFVGFDNYVRLFKDPTFLTTVKNTVIYLIIQVPVMILLALFISVLLNDKTLKFKGVFRTAIFLPCVTSLVAYSVIFKYLFGNDGIINMFLLKVSIISEPIQWLTDPFWAKIAIIAAITWRWTGYNMIFYLSALQNVDQSIYEAAKMDGASSIQTFFKITIPMLKPIILFTSITSTIGTLQLFDEVMNITQGGPGNATMTISQYIYNLSFKYTPDFGYAATVSYAIVIMIVIFSIIQFKVAGDNND, encoded by the coding sequence GTGATTCCAGCTAGAACGAATCAGGATCTTCAGACAGCAAGAACTTCCAGAAGCCTGCGCACAAAAAATAATGCGATCGGTTGGTCTTTTATAACTATTGCCGCGGCCATGATTTGTTTATTTTATTTTTATCCAATGGTGCAAGCTTTTATCTTGTCCCTTCAATCAGGAACAGGCACTAACCTGACCTTTGTCGGTTTTGATAATTATGTCCGGTTATTTAAGGACCCGACTTTTCTGACAACAGTGAAAAACACGGTTATCTATCTCATTATCCAAGTTCCAGTAATGATACTGCTGGCATTATTTATCTCCGTTCTGTTAAATGATAAGACGTTAAAGTTTAAAGGTGTATTCCGGACGGCTATCTTTTTGCCATGTGTAACTTCATTGGTAGCTTACTCGGTTATTTTTAAATATTTATTCGGTAATGATGGCATTATCAATATGTTCTTATTAAAGGTTTCTATTATCTCCGAGCCCATTCAGTGGCTGACAGATCCTTTTTGGGCCAAAATCGCCATTATTGCAGCAATCACTTGGCGCTGGACTGGCTATAACATGATTTTCTATTTATCTGCATTACAAAATGTCGACCAGTCTATTTATGAAGCAGCTAAAATGGACGGTGCATCTAGCATTCAAACCTTTTTTAAGATTACAATTCCAATGCTGAAGCCGATCATTTTATTTACATCGATTACTTCTACAATTGGCACACTCCAACTGTTTGATGAAGTTATGAATATAACCCAGGGAGGGCCAGGGAACGCCACGATGACGATATCCCAGTACATTTATAATCTCTCCTTTAAATACACCCCAGACTTTGGGTATGCGGCAACGGTTTCTTATGCCATTGTTATTATGATTGTTATTTTCTCTATCATCCAGTTTAAAGTGGCAGGTGACAATAATGATTAA
- a CDS encoding ABC transporter substrate-binding protein, giving the protein MKKILALILASVLLLAACSSGSNTENASGDSKDTNKITVWAWDPNFNIKAMNLAVDSYAAENADLDIEVMENAQDDIIQKLNTSLSSGTTKGLPNIVLIEDYRAQSFLQAYPDMFYELSDSFKQEDFAQYKIAPTSVDGKNYGLPFDTGVAGLYVRTDYLEQAGYTVDDLKDIDWNEYIEIGKKVKEATGKNMLTQDPNDLGLIRMMIQSAGSWYTKEDGVTPDLSGNTALKTAFETYKALLDADIVSPVSDWSQFLAGFNSGEVATVPSGNWITPSVKAESSQAGKWAVVSMPRLPDVESSINATNLGGSSWYVLNVPGKEKAAEFLAKTFGSNVDFYQTLNKEVGAIGTYSPAVEGEAYQEADDFFNGQQVIADFANWTEQIPQINYGLHTYAIEDLLVVEAQNYLKGKALDTALEDAQKQAEAQIK; this is encoded by the coding sequence ATGAAAAAGATTCTTGCACTAATACTAGCCAGCGTTCTACTTTTGGCAGCCTGTTCATCTGGCTCCAATACAGAGAATGCTTCAGGAGACTCTAAGGATACAAATAAAATTACGGTATGGGCTTGGGATCCTAACTTCAACATTAAGGCGATGAACTTGGCAGTAGATTCCTATGCCGCTGAAAATGCTGACCTTGATATTGAAGTAATGGAAAACGCTCAAGATGATATCATTCAAAAGCTTAATACGTCTTTAAGCTCAGGAACGACGAAGGGGCTGCCAAATATAGTCCTAATTGAGGATTATCGTGCACAAAGCTTTCTTCAAGCATATCCAGACATGTTCTATGAGTTGAGTGATTCTTTTAAGCAAGAGGATTTCGCTCAATATAAAATTGCACCTACAAGTGTAGACGGCAAAAACTATGGTCTCCCATTTGATACAGGGGTAGCAGGTTTGTATGTCAGAACAGATTATTTAGAGCAAGCTGGCTATACAGTGGATGACTTAAAGGATATTGATTGGAATGAGTATATTGAAATCGGCAAAAAGGTGAAGGAAGCAACAGGCAAAAACATGCTTACACAAGACCCTAATGATCTTGGTTTGATTCGTATGATGATTCAGTCTGCTGGATCATGGTATACAAAGGAAGATGGTGTGACGCCTGACTTATCGGGAAATACAGCTTTAAAGACAGCGTTTGAAACATATAAAGCACTATTGGATGCAGATATTGTTTCACCTGTTTCGGACTGGAGTCAATTTTTAGCAGGTTTCAATAGCGGTGAAGTAGCCACAGTTCCATCAGGAAACTGGATTACTCCATCTGTTAAAGCAGAAAGCTCTCAAGCTGGTAAATGGGCAGTTGTTTCTATGCCGCGCTTGCCAGATGTGGAAAGCTCCATTAATGCTACTAACTTAGGCGGAAGCTCTTGGTATGTTCTAAATGTTCCTGGAAAAGAAAAAGCAGCTGAATTCCTAGCGAAAACGTTTGGCTCTAATGTTGATTTTTACCAAACATTGAATAAAGAAGTAGGTGCTATCGGCACTTATTCTCCAGCAGTGGAAGGTGAAGCATATCAAGAAGCAGATGATTTCTTTAATGGTCAGCAAGTCATCGCGGATTTTGCGAACTGGACAGAGCAAATCCCGCAAATTAACTATGGACTGCACACATATGCCATTGAAGATCTGCTTGTCGTAGAGGCTCAAAACTACTTAAAAGGTAAAGCTCTTGATACTGCCCTAGAGGATGCCCAAAAGCAGGCAGAGGCGCAGATTAAATAA
- a CDS encoding sensor histidine kinase, producing MKLIPERFRHSNLFITMSLITVMIIIIVSITITWTTIRMSEQFFFDKFSITNAKVMNQVKESYEKYHYSVVLATNSIQQSIAIKDILTEKRETNAVQFQSIYQMSQLIKRVEPNMAAYEVGIIVVGANGLSYATNDRTFWPITDTELKESSLAEKTAENPNRLIYQYDKRLNDDESGSYIVASRGLVNRSGYTYGAAYISIRENEFRKFYSSYTSPGNDVFLVDKEGVIVSSSLSEKVGSTSKELKEYASELGNSDHDDYLIGEFMGKEQIMMMEYVPAFDMYMFNIIDKHTAFGDLIDKKKIMLISLSIVIAALFIVLLVSRRLTNSLSSLVKQIESASDYDFDEYVAVSGTYETRKIGIAFNSMLDELHEYVDQLVLSQKQRRNAELAALQQQINPHFLYNTLASIKFIASKGNIAETEAMINSLISLLQNTIGDVNETITVDQEINNLRNYVLINQKRYGDSVKVNYFVAPNCHDILIPKLILQPFMENSFFHGFIHKPQGYIHVLVWHEGDCLICEIVDNGDGMVIADEHLPQTKRKQQFSGIGIRNVHERIQLIYGESYGVEISSEVGEGTKVRITLPVQRK from the coding sequence ATGAAGCTAATTCCTGAACGTTTTAGACACAGCAATTTATTTATTACGATGTCCTTGATTACTGTAATGATTATCATCATCGTATCCATCACCATCACATGGACAACAATTCGCATGAGTGAACAATTCTTTTTCGATAAATTCAGTATTACGAATGCGAAGGTGATGAATCAAGTGAAAGAAAGTTACGAGAAATATCATTATTCAGTCGTTCTTGCAACTAACAGCATACAGCAAAGCATTGCCATAAAGGACATATTGACAGAAAAAAGGGAAACAAATGCAGTACAGTTTCAGTCCATCTATCAGATGAGCCAATTAATTAAACGGGTTGAACCCAATATGGCAGCATATGAGGTTGGCATTATTGTAGTTGGTGCAAATGGTCTGAGCTATGCGACAAACGACAGAACGTTTTGGCCAATTACTGATACAGAGTTAAAGGAAAGCAGTTTAGCGGAGAAAACGGCTGAAAACCCGAACAGATTAATCTATCAATATGACAAGCGGCTAAATGATGATGAGAGCGGCAGCTATATTGTTGCTTCACGGGGACTTGTGAATAGGTCTGGATATACTTACGGAGCGGCTTATATATCTATACGAGAAAACGAATTTCGGAAATTTTACTCTAGTTATACAAGTCCAGGCAATGATGTTTTTTTAGTTGATAAAGAAGGCGTCATTGTCTCAAGCAGCTTGTCAGAAAAAGTCGGCAGCACCTCTAAAGAGCTAAAAGAGTATGCCTCAGAGCTTGGCAATAGTGATCATGATGATTATCTGATAGGGGAGTTTATGGGTAAGGAGCAAATAATGATGATGGAATATGTACCAGCCTTTGATATGTACATGTTCAATATCATTGATAAGCATACAGCTTTTGGTGATTTAATTGATAAGAAAAAAATTATGCTTATTTCATTAAGCATTGTTATCGCAGCGCTGTTTATCGTTCTCCTTGTTTCAAGAAGGCTGACGAATTCTTTGTCCAGTCTTGTCAAACAAATTGAGAGTGCATCAGATTATGACTTTGATGAATATGTTGCTGTTTCAGGAACATATGAAACTCGAAAGATTGGTATTGCCTTTAATTCCATGCTTGATGAATTACATGAGTATGTCGATCAGCTCGTACTGTCACAGAAACAACGGCGGAATGCTGAGCTTGCTGCCTTACAGCAGCAAATTAATCCCCACTTTTTGTACAATACACTCGCATCCATTAAATTTATTGCAAGTAAAGGCAATATTGCCGAAACAGAAGCAATGATTAATTCGCTCATATCCTTATTGCAAAATACAATTGGTGATGTAAATGAGACGATTACCGTAGATCAGGAAATAAATAATTTGCGCAATTATGTGCTTATTAATCAGAAGCGCTATGGCGATTCCGTTAAGGTGAATTATTTTGTTGCACCGAACTGTCACGACATTCTGATCCCAAAGCTAATTTTGCAGCCGTTTATGGAAAATTCCTTTTTTCATGGCTTTATCCATAAACCGCAAGGGTATATTCATGTTCTTGTATGGCATGAGGGCGACTGTTTGATTTGTGAAATTGTTGATAATGGGGATGGGATGGTAATAGCTGATGAGCATCTTCCGCAAACAAAACGGAAGCAGCAGTTTTCTGGCATTGGCATAAGAAATGTGCATGAGCGGATTCAGCTCATCTATGGCGAATCATACGGCGTGGAAATTTCCAGTGAGGTTGGCGAAGGAACAAAGGTACGAATCACCCTTCCTGTTCAAAGAAAATAA
- a CDS encoding carbohydrate ABC transporter permease: MIKKVFSYSFLTIVSIVSIFPFLWMIVSATNKSVDVTKGRLLPGGHFVENFKNLLETVEIIPALINSAKISIITTVLSLLIASLAGYGFEVYKSKAKDMVFNILLLSMMIPFAALMVPLFRMFGMISQSAPYIGIDTIAAVILPTVTTAFLIFFFRQSTKMFPKDILEAGRIDGLTELGCFFRIYVPTMKTTYAAAAIITFMASWNSYLWPLVVLQSPENQTVPLLISVLGSSYSPDFGVIMTAIVIATLPAAFIFFIMQKHFVAGMMGSVK; encoded by the coding sequence ATGATTAAGAAAGTATTTAGTTACAGTTTTTTAACGATTGTTTCAATCGTTTCGATTTTCCCTTTTTTATGGATGATTGTCAGTGCAACGAATAAATCAGTTGATGTTACAAAGGGGCGTCTATTGCCAGGTGGGCATTTTGTTGAAAATTTCAAAAACCTGCTTGAAACAGTAGAGATCATTCCAGCGTTGATAAATTCCGCGAAAATATCAATCATTACTACTGTTTTATCACTGCTGATTGCATCACTGGCAGGCTATGGCTTTGAAGTTTACAAAAGCAAAGCGAAAGACATGGTTTTTAACATTCTTCTGCTGTCGATGATGATACCGTTTGCAGCGTTAATGGTGCCTTTGTTCAGAATGTTTGGCATGATTTCACAATCTGCGCCATATATAGGTATTGACACGATTGCAGCTGTTATTTTGCCGACAGTTACAACTGCATTTTTAATTTTCTTCTTTCGTCAGAGCACAAAGATGTTTCCAAAAGATATTTTGGAAGCAGGCAGAATTGATGGTTTGACAGAGCTAGGCTGTTTTTTCAGGATTTATGTGCCGACAATGAAAACGACTTATGCAGCAGCAGCCATCATCACGTTTATGGCGAGCTGGAACAGCTATTTATGGCCATTGGTTGTGTTACAGTCTCCAGAAAACCAAACAGTGCCATTATTGATTTCTGTTCTTGGGTCGAGCTATTCTCCCGATTTCGGCGTAATTATGACTGCGATTGTTATCGCGACATTACCAGCAGCATTCATTTTCTTCATCATGCAGAAGCATTTCGTTGCCGGCATGATGGGATCAGTTAAATAG
- a CDS encoding response regulator transcription factor — MALERGRLLIVDDEILIRQGIKHYVNWEQEGFEIVGEAAHGQEALDLIEVVKPDFIITDIVMPIMDGEELTRIVKEKYPHIEVVVLSSFGDFDYVRSTFQNGVLDYILKPKLDAESLLAVLRKMKKRLPARKIDEEEALNTFVANAVRKMLSGYEVEHSLKLTDRFLHRKYCLVSVEQRDGTGELSSAVKTWINSGLSEQGYICFITDNILLINGDNFKALHSFLENTVAIKYNLQLIVSGEFEDFMQIGKIYKEEILKLIKCSFYFPDIPVLTVQHLHITVTDLEKFHLDWFINEFKCKRFDSAFAYLEDHVAAISSMYTLDVYEYKSFFSNIIFNITILLSNMEYEIHSLEQSKYVYLKGIEEANSAEEVVKKLECFLRDTKTVINTVKTKPENVNIKNIIAYMNEHYREPLTLTNVAQHFHFNPSYLSSYFSTHMKEGFSEYLNRVRIEEASKLLVAGTAPISEISGIVGYSDHSYFCKVFKKMTGLSPSQFRRRQWVEKS, encoded by the coding sequence ATGGCATTAGAACGAGGCCGATTGCTTATTGTTGATGATGAAATTCTGATAAGGCAGGGGATTAAGCATTACGTCAATTGGGAACAAGAAGGCTTTGAAATTGTCGGCGAGGCAGCGCATGGGCAGGAAGCTCTTGATTTAATAGAGGTTGTAAAGCCGGATTTTATCATTACTGATATTGTTATGCCAATAATGGATGGAGAAGAATTAACGAGAATTGTGAAGGAGAAATATCCTCATATTGAAGTGGTAGTGTTAAGCAGCTTTGGCGATTTTGATTATGTGCGCTCAACTTTTCAAAATGGGGTTCTAGATTATATTCTAAAGCCAAAGCTAGATGCAGAAAGTTTGTTAGCTGTGTTGAGAAAGATGAAAAAAAGGCTGCCTGCTCGCAAAATAGATGAAGAGGAGGCTTTGAATACCTTTGTTGCGAATGCTGTCCGAAAAATGCTGTCAGGCTATGAAGTGGAACATTCTCTTAAACTAACAGATCGCTTTTTGCATAGGAAGTATTGTCTCGTTTCAGTTGAGCAGAGAGACGGAACAGGAGAACTGTCTTCTGCTGTTAAAACATGGATTAACAGTGGTTTAAGCGAACAAGGCTATATCTGCTTTATTACAGACAACATCCTCCTTATTAACGGGGACAATTTTAAAGCACTGCACTCTTTTTTGGAAAACACAGTGGCCATAAAATACAATCTTCAATTGATAGTAAGTGGAGAATTTGAGGATTTTATGCAAATAGGAAAGATATATAAAGAAGAAATTCTAAAATTAATAAAATGCAGCTTTTACTTTCCAGATATTCCGGTTCTCACTGTACAACATTTGCATATCACTGTGACAGACCTGGAGAAATTTCATTTAGACTGGTTTATTAATGAATTTAAATGTAAACGCTTTGATTCTGCTTTTGCTTATTTGGAGGATCATGTTGCAGCTATTTCTTCTATGTATACATTGGATGTGTATGAGTATAAGTCTTTTTTTAGCAATATTATTTTTAATATCACCATCCTGCTTAGCAATATGGAATATGAGATTCATAGCTTGGAACAGTCGAAATATGTTTACTTGAAAGGAATAGAAGAGGCAAATAGTGCAGAAGAAGTTGTTAAAAAGCTGGAGTGTTTTTTGCGTGATACAAAAACGGTAATTAATACAGTAAAAACGAAGCCGGAAAATGTCAATATCAAAAACATCATTGCATATATGAATGAGCATTATCGTGAGCCTTTGACACTTACTAATGTAGCGCAGCATTTTCATTTTAATCCATCCTATTTATCCAGCTATTTTTCAACACATATGAAAGAAGGCTTCAGCGAGTACCTTAACAGAGTTAGAATAGAAGAGGCATCTAAGCTTCTTGTTGCAGGCACTGCACCAATTTCAGAAATCAGCGGAATTGTCGGCTATTCAGACCACAGCTATTTCTGTAAAGTTTTCAAAAAGATGACAGGATTATCACCGAGCCAGTTCAGGCGCAGGCAATGGGTGGAAAAGAGTTGA